A stretch of the Comamonas testosteroni TK102 genome encodes the following:
- a CDS encoding cytochrome c/FTR1 family iron permease, producing the protein MSRTYVAYPATSHVARKVLATCLLLLAVSWAAVASASEADVRRVWQILDYLAVDYGGAVQDGKVIAPSEYDEMQEFAQTARNKISSLEEKPERQTLLKESEALQAAIATKSDPATVGSLAKGLANHVIAVYPVPLAPTSVPNLQLGASVYAANCAACHGASGNGDGVLAKQLDPKPIAFTDHDRARQRSVFALYQAVSQGIAGTAMPAFAQLSEEDRWSVAMFLGTFAHDDHQRQQGQLLWKESEKIRTEVAGMDHFVRLTEAELADSLGEDQAKATVAFLQAHPDSLSAPRVKSLTLARERLNQSVAAIKDGKPKEAAEFALSSYLDGVEPFEQALATRDGTLKTRIEVAMGQYRSLIASKASAQEIETAAIGIQDLFNAADQVLTESSTDATAAFFGSLTILLREGLEALLVVVAMIAFLRQAKRPDVLPYVHAGWLGALAAGGVTWAIATYAVSISGANREVTEGLSSLFAAAVLLSVGIWMHQKSVAGQWQAYLRERMSAALNRRSAFFMFGLAFVAVYREVFETILFFAAMWGQGNDGAILAGLGVGVLCLALITVLLLRYSAKLPIGKFFSVSSWLVAVLAVVLTGKGIAALQEAGWIAPSALPAPRLEVLGIFPSVIGLVAQGLVLLFVLAFFFRNAQRKPENIAQ; encoded by the coding sequence ATGAGTCGTACTTACGTGGCATACCCAGCCACCTCTCACGTTGCACGAAAGGTTCTTGCAACTTGCCTATTGCTTCTCGCAGTGAGTTGGGCTGCAGTTGCCAGTGCTTCTGAAGCTGACGTGCGTCGTGTGTGGCAGATACTTGACTATCTCGCGGTGGACTATGGCGGTGCTGTGCAAGATGGAAAGGTGATCGCACCATCTGAGTATGACGAAATGCAGGAGTTTGCACAGACAGCTCGCAACAAGATCAGTTCTCTGGAGGAAAAGCCGGAGCGCCAGACGCTACTGAAAGAGAGCGAAGCTCTACAGGCTGCAATTGCGACCAAGTCAGATCCTGCTACTGTGGGGAGCTTGGCAAAGGGCCTAGCCAATCACGTGATTGCCGTATATCCAGTCCCACTGGCCCCGACCTCAGTTCCGAATCTCCAATTGGGTGCTTCTGTGTATGCGGCCAACTGTGCTGCTTGTCATGGTGCATCAGGAAATGGGGACGGAGTTTTAGCCAAGCAGCTTGACCCCAAACCCATTGCGTTCACGGACCATGACCGTGCCCGTCAGCGCAGTGTTTTCGCGCTCTACCAGGCGGTGAGTCAGGGAATCGCAGGTACAGCAATGCCCGCATTTGCACAGCTTTCAGAGGAGGACCGTTGGTCTGTGGCGATGTTCCTAGGAACTTTCGCTCATGATGATCACCAACGCCAACAAGGGCAGCTACTTTGGAAGGAGTCAGAGAAGATCCGGACTGAGGTCGCAGGCATGGATCATTTTGTTCGTCTAACTGAGGCAGAGTTGGCGGACTCTCTGGGAGAGGACCAGGCCAAGGCCACTGTAGCTTTTCTTCAGGCTCATCCGGATTCGCTTTCTGCTCCGCGTGTAAAGAGCCTGACGCTTGCCCGTGAACGACTGAATCAGAGTGTTGCAGCCATCAAGGACGGCAAACCAAAGGAGGCAGCCGAGTTTGCTTTGTCTTCCTATTTAGATGGAGTCGAGCCCTTCGAACAAGCTCTGGCAACAAGAGACGGAACACTGAAGACCCGCATTGAAGTGGCTATGGGTCAGTATCGCTCGTTGATTGCGTCGAAGGCTTCGGCTCAAGAGATTGAAACGGCAGCTATCGGTATTCAGGATCTATTTAATGCGGCGGATCAGGTTCTCACTGAATCTAGCACTGACGCGACCGCGGCATTCTTCGGCAGCTTGACTATCCTACTTCGTGAGGGCCTCGAAGCGCTTTTAGTCGTTGTCGCAATGATCGCCTTCCTGCGCCAGGCAAAGCGTCCTGATGTTCTGCCTTATGTACACGCTGGCTGGCTCGGAGCATTGGCTGCAGGTGGCGTCACCTGGGCTATTGCGACGTATGCAGTTTCGATCAGCGGTGCCAATCGTGAGGTCACCGAAGGGCTTTCCAGCCTGTTTGCAGCGGCAGTGCTTTTGAGTGTGGGTATCTGGATGCACCAAAAGAGCGTCGCTGGTCAGTGGCAGGCGTATCTGCGAGAGCGCATGTCTGCTGCACTGAATCGCCGTTCGGCCTTCTTTATGTTTGGTCTGGCATTCGTCGCCGTGTACCGTGAAGTATTCGAGACCATCTTGTTCTTCGCCGCAATGTGGGGCCAAGGAAATGATGGAGCAATCCTTGCAGGCCTTGGGGTGGGCGTGCTGTGTCTTGCGCTGATAACGGTTCTGCTGCTGCGATACAGCGCCAAGCTGCCAATTGGTAAATTCTTCTCTGTAAGTTCTTGGCTGGTCGCAGTTTTGGCGGTGGTGTTAACCGGGAAGGGAATTGCCGCGTTGCAGGAAGCAGGATGGATTGCTCCCAGTGCTTTGCCAGCACCTCGTTTGGAAGTGTTAGGCATTTTCCCTTCAGTGATCGGGCTTGTCGCGCAGGGCCTGGTTCTTCTGTTCGTGCTGGCCTTCTTTTTCCGAAATGCTCAACGGAAGCCGGAAAATATAGCGCAATGA
- a CDS encoding DUF4148 domain-containing protein: protein MSQNRISISSVLASVAAVVTLALPGMASAAYEHPANNEQGVIVHPEHFVSQKTRAQVKAETEAAMKQGRLSYGESNFPRGTPETGSSKTREQVINETRNESPAARDARLQSFAG, encoded by the coding sequence ATGTCTCAAAACCGCATCTCCATTTCCTCCGTACTCGCAAGCGTTGCTGCCGTTGTCACCCTGGCTCTTCCTGGAATGGCCTCTGCAGCCTACGAGCATCCAGCCAACAATGAACAAGGCGTGATCGTGCATCCGGAGCACTTTGTAAGCCAGAAAACCCGAGCTCAAGTCAAGGCCGAGACTGAAGCTGCCATGAAGCAGGGCCGCCTTTCTTACGGTGAAAGCAATTTCCCACGTGGAACTCCCGAGACAGGATCGAGCAAAACCCGCGAGCAAGTGATCAACGAAACGCGTAATGAATCGCCAGCTGCGCGAGATGCTCGCCTCCAATCATTTGCAGGCTGA
- a CDS encoding CusA/CzcA family heavy metal efflux RND transporter, with translation MIATLIRWSIANRFLVLVVTAFLVAAGIWSASRTPVDALPDLSDVQVIVRTTYPGKPPQVVEDLVTYPLTTTMLSVPGAKTVRGYSFFGDSFVYILFDDKTDPYWARSRVVEYLNQVQSRLPVGATAALGPDATGVGWVYEYALVDRSGHNDIGQLRALNDWFLKFELKTVPDVAEVASIGGMVRQYQVVLDPDRMRVLGITQSMVVQALQKANQSSGGSVVEMAETEYMVRSRGFLQSLEDFRTIPLTLSGATPVLLKDVATVQIGPEMRRGIAELDGEGEVTGGVVVMRSGKNARATIEAVKAKLEKLKPSLPKGVEVVETYDRSQLIDRAVDNLRVKLLEEFAVVAVVCAIFLFHLRSALVAVVTLPIGVLAAFGVMHWQGVSANILSLGGVAIALGAMVDASVVLVEAAHKHLEHFEERHGRPPSVAERWELIAQSAVEVGPALFFSLLVITLSFLPVFTLEAQEGRLFSPLAFTKTYAMAAAAGLSITLVPVLMGYLIRGRIPKETANPINRGLIALYRPALELVLRFPIATLLAAALALAITAIPVMRLGGEFMPPLDEGDLLYMPSALPGISVSKAAELLQQTDRLIKTVPEVKRVFGKAGRADTATDPAPLEMFETTIQFKSREQWRPGMTPEKLVEELDRVVKVPGLSNVWVPPIRNRIDMLATGIKSPVGIKVAGPDLATIDKLAAQIESAVRGVPGVSSALAERLTGGRYIDVDVDRQAAARFGLSVADVQAVIATAIGGENVGEVIQGRERFPVNVRYPREIRDSLERLRKLPFVTDKGATVLLQDVAKIVIAEGPPMIRSENARLSGWVYVDVRGRDLRSVVHDMQAVVAKQVAMPAGYALSWSGQFEYLERATERLKIVVPLTLAVIFMLLYVLFRSAGDAALVMAAVPFSLVGGFWFIWALGHAVSVASAVGFIALAGVAAEFGVVMLVYLQNAWKQHLAAGEPDNEATLLAAIREGAVMRVRPKAMTVAVVMAGLLPILVGHGTGSEVMTRIAAPMVGGMVTAPLLSMLVIPAAWYLIHRKRPTAERPPPQTLKHLQSRLHNHYTLEDRTMKTAHILTAAVALAAFTTTHAQDMKMPMQPAARATSASMPLVDGEVRKIDAQKNLIVLRHGDIPNLAMPAMTMGFEVADKKMLDGLKVGDKVKFQAEAIKGKAMVTELKPNH, from the coding sequence GTGATTGCTACCCTTATCCGTTGGTCCATCGCCAACCGCTTTTTGGTGTTGGTCGTCACAGCGTTCCTTGTGGCGGCAGGCATCTGGTCGGCATCTCGCACTCCAGTCGATGCACTGCCAGACCTGAGCGACGTGCAGGTAATCGTCCGCACCACCTATCCAGGCAAACCACCTCAGGTGGTGGAAGACCTCGTGACCTACCCGCTGACCACGACCATGTTGAGCGTACCTGGGGCTAAAACCGTCCGAGGCTATTCGTTCTTTGGCGACTCCTTCGTCTACATCCTGTTCGACGACAAGACCGATCCGTACTGGGCACGGTCACGGGTGGTGGAGTATCTGAACCAGGTGCAAAGCCGCTTACCAGTAGGTGCGACAGCCGCGCTAGGCCCGGATGCCACAGGTGTGGGCTGGGTCTACGAGTACGCGCTGGTCGACCGCAGCGGCCATAACGATATTGGACAGCTGAGAGCCCTCAACGACTGGTTTCTGAAATTCGAGCTGAAAACCGTTCCGGATGTGGCAGAAGTCGCCAGCATCGGCGGCATGGTCCGCCAATACCAGGTGGTGCTCGACCCGGACCGGATGCGAGTGCTCGGCATTACGCAGTCCATGGTCGTGCAGGCTCTGCAGAAGGCCAATCAGTCGTCGGGCGGTTCGGTAGTGGAAATGGCCGAGACCGAGTACATGGTGCGCTCGCGCGGATTCCTTCAATCACTGGAGGACTTCCGTACCATCCCGCTCACCCTCAGCGGAGCGACACCTGTGCTGCTGAAAGACGTGGCCACCGTCCAGATTGGCCCAGAAATGCGCCGAGGCATCGCCGAACTGGATGGCGAGGGTGAAGTCACGGGCGGTGTGGTGGTCATGCGCTCCGGAAAGAATGCCCGTGCCACCATCGAAGCCGTCAAAGCCAAGCTGGAGAAGCTAAAGCCCAGTCTGCCCAAAGGCGTTGAGGTGGTGGAAACCTATGACCGCTCCCAGCTCATTGATCGTGCGGTCGACAACCTGCGTGTCAAGCTCCTGGAGGAGTTCGCCGTCGTCGCCGTAGTCTGTGCCATCTTCCTATTCCACCTGCGCTCCGCGCTGGTGGCCGTTGTAACGCTGCCTATTGGGGTGCTAGCGGCTTTCGGCGTGATGCACTGGCAAGGCGTGAGCGCGAACATTCTCTCGCTGGGCGGTGTGGCCATTGCTCTAGGGGCCATGGTCGACGCCTCTGTGGTCTTGGTCGAAGCTGCGCACAAGCATCTGGAGCACTTTGAAGAACGACATGGACGCCCGCCGTCCGTGGCCGAGCGCTGGGAACTGATCGCTCAATCGGCCGTGGAGGTTGGCCCAGCGCTGTTCTTTTCGTTGCTGGTCATCACCCTGTCATTCCTGCCCGTGTTCACACTGGAGGCCCAAGAAGGACGGCTGTTCTCGCCGCTAGCCTTCACCAAGACCTACGCGATGGCTGCTGCTGCCGGCCTCTCGATAACGCTGGTTCCGGTGCTGATGGGATACCTCATTCGCGGGCGCATACCTAAGGAAACTGCGAACCCGATCAATCGCGGCCTGATTGCGCTCTACCGACCGGCTCTCGAGCTAGTCTTGCGCTTCCCTATAGCAACGCTGCTGGCAGCGGCATTGGCCCTGGCTATCACCGCAATTCCGGTCATGCGGCTGGGCGGTGAGTTCATGCCGCCGCTGGACGAAGGCGATCTGCTGTACATGCCCTCGGCGTTGCCTGGTATTTCGGTCTCAAAGGCCGCAGAGTTGTTGCAACAGACAGACCGGCTTATCAAAACAGTGCCCGAGGTTAAGCGTGTGTTCGGCAAGGCGGGACGGGCCGATACCGCCACCGATCCAGCGCCATTGGAAATGTTCGAGACCACCATCCAGTTCAAATCGCGCGAGCAATGGCGCCCTGGCATGACGCCAGAGAAACTGGTCGAGGAACTCGACCGGGTGGTCAAGGTGCCGGGCCTGTCTAACGTATGGGTGCCGCCCATCCGCAACCGCATCGACATGCTGGCCACCGGCATCAAGAGCCCCGTGGGTATTAAGGTCGCCGGACCAGACCTCGCCACCATCGACAAGCTCGCGGCACAGATTGAATCCGCCGTGCGCGGAGTGCCTGGTGTTTCTTCCGCATTGGCCGAACGCTTGACTGGGGGCCGGTACATTGACGTGGATGTAGACCGACAAGCCGCTGCACGGTTCGGACTTTCTGTGGCCGACGTGCAGGCGGTCATAGCCACCGCCATCGGTGGTGAGAATGTCGGAGAAGTCATTCAAGGTCGAGAGCGCTTTCCGGTGAACGTCCGCTACCCGCGCGAAATCCGCGATTCGCTGGAACGCCTGCGCAAGCTGCCTTTCGTGACTGACAAAGGCGCCACCGTGCTCCTGCAGGACGTCGCCAAGATCGTCATCGCAGAAGGCCCGCCCATGATCCGTAGCGAAAACGCACGACTCTCGGGCTGGGTGTATGTGGATGTGCGTGGCCGGGACTTGCGCTCCGTCGTCCATGACATGCAAGCCGTTGTCGCCAAGCAGGTGGCAATGCCTGCCGGCTATGCCTTGTCGTGGTCTGGCCAATTCGAGTATTTGGAGCGGGCTACGGAACGCCTGAAAATCGTCGTACCACTCACTTTGGCCGTCATCTTCATGCTGCTCTACGTGCTGTTTCGCAGCGCAGGCGATGCCGCATTGGTCATGGCAGCAGTTCCATTCTCGCTGGTCGGTGGGTTCTGGTTCATCTGGGCGCTCGGTCACGCAGTGTCAGTGGCCTCGGCCGTGGGGTTCATTGCCCTGGCCGGCGTTGCCGCCGAGTTTGGCGTCGTGATGCTGGTCTACCTGCAGAACGCCTGGAAACAGCATCTGGCCGCAGGCGAGCCGGACAATGAGGCAACGTTGCTGGCCGCCATTCGCGAGGGAGCCGTCATGCGCGTGCGGCCGAAGGCCATGACCGTAGCGGTAGTGATGGCGGGTCTGCTTCCCATTCTGGTTGGACACGGCACCGGCTCGGAAGTTATGACCCGCATCGCCGCTCCGATGGTCGGCGGCATGGTCACAGCCCCGCTCCTGAGCATGCTGGTCATCCCAGCTGCCTGGTACTTGATCCATCGCAAGCGTCCAACTGCAGAGCGCCCCCCCCCTCAAACCTTGAAGCATCTGCAATCAAGGCTTCATAACCATTACACCTTGGAAGATAGAACCATGAAAACAGCCCACATCCTTACCGCAGCCGTCGCGTTAGCAGCGTTCACAACAACTCATGCGCAGGACATGAAAATGCCGATGCAGCCTGCAGCCCGAGCCACTTCGGCCAGCATGCCCCTCGTTGATGGCGAGGTTCGCAAAATCGACGCTCAAAAGAACCTCATCGTATTGCGTCACGGAGATATTCCGAACCTGGCCATGCCTGCCATGACCATGGGATTTGAGGTAGCCGACAAAAAGATGCTCGACGGCCTGAAGGTCGGCGACAAGGTTAAATTCCAGGCCGAGGCTATCAAGGGCAAGGCGATGGTCACGGAACTGAAACCGAACCATTGA
- a CDS encoding heavy-metal-associated domain-containing protein — MAIFRINDMKCGACAARIQRSILAIDDEAKIGVNARDKTVQVSGDLSDADYMLAIQTAGYTPELLALAEAEQANAEKPQTKCCGSTSAKTSCCG; from the coding sequence ATGGCTATTTTTCGCATCAATGACATGAAATGTGGTGCCTGTGCCGCGCGGATTCAGCGCTCCATTTTGGCGATCGATGATGAAGCAAAGATCGGAGTGAATGCGCGAGATAAAACGGTGCAAGTCTCTGGCGATCTGAGCGACGCCGACTACATGTTGGCCATCCAGACCGCTGGATACACTCCAGAATTATTGGCGTTAGCCGAAGCCGAGCAGGCAAATGCTGAGAAGCCGCAGACGAAATGCTGCGGCTCAACTTCAGCAAAGACATCTTGCTGCGGATAG
- a CDS encoding heavy metal sensor histidine kinase translates to MQRLTRKVKLSLTIRLALCFTAVAAAVVLGLGGLFLVVTEKHFVELDRMTLQDKRHLIEKILQNTKSVDDARWRLNEALNYHEDLQVQVKDAQGETVFQSPASGFAVPDRNSASIDKEGSFGVWRHADAEFHILSFETLPAYAPSPLKVLIAADTKHHIQFLNGIRTSFAIYVIAAILLCSLLSWLAARQGLAPLREMKSRAAVVTGQKMSERMPVEAVPVEMADLAHELNRMLDRLQDDFQRLTDFASDLAHELRTPISNLLTQTQVVLASKRDAATYRDILASNAEEFQRLARMVSDMLFLAKTERGVSLPRKEQFSAQQESYALLEFYEAVAEEKQIHLKLKGDGLVDGDRLMFHRAVSNLLSNALRYTPHAGMVTIDIETAASWTLVTVENTGQDIDPKVLPRLFDRFYRADPSRAHPDSDGSGLGLAITRAIAEAHGGSITATSADGRTRFTLKFPTPQPTS, encoded by the coding sequence GTGCAGCGTCTCACTCGCAAGGTAAAGCTCTCTTTAACGATTCGCTTGGCCCTCTGCTTCACGGCTGTTGCGGCAGCCGTAGTGCTAGGTTTAGGCGGCCTATTTCTAGTCGTTACAGAAAAGCATTTCGTGGAATTGGACCGAATGACGCTTCAGGACAAGCGCCATTTGATCGAGAAAATTCTCCAGAACACCAAGTCGGTCGATGATGCTCGTTGGCGTTTAAATGAGGCACTGAACTATCACGAGGATCTTCAAGTCCAGGTGAAAGATGCCCAAGGAGAAACCGTATTTCAATCGCCCGCATCCGGCTTTGCAGTGCCGGATCGCAACTCGGCTTCTATCGACAAGGAAGGATCGTTTGGGGTGTGGCGGCATGCAGACGCAGAATTCCACATCTTGAGCTTTGAGACGCTACCGGCCTACGCACCGTCACCATTAAAGGTACTGATCGCAGCAGACACCAAGCATCACATTCAATTCCTCAACGGAATTCGCACAAGCTTTGCCATTTATGTGATCGCAGCAATTTTGCTGTGCTCACTTCTGTCTTGGCTCGCCGCTCGACAAGGGCTGGCACCGCTGCGAGAAATGAAATCACGTGCGGCCGTTGTGACGGGACAGAAGATGAGTGAACGCATGCCGGTCGAGGCTGTACCCGTAGAAATGGCCGATTTGGCGCATGAGCTCAATCGCATGCTGGATCGGTTGCAGGACGATTTTCAGCGACTGACAGATTTCGCGTCTGATCTGGCCCATGAACTACGCACGCCCATCAGCAACCTGTTGACGCAGACTCAGGTTGTGCTGGCATCCAAGCGTGACGCCGCGACATACCGAGACATTCTTGCCTCTAATGCCGAAGAGTTTCAGCGTTTGGCTCGTATGGTGTCAGACATGCTTTTTCTGGCCAAAACTGAACGGGGCGTAAGCCTGCCGCGCAAGGAGCAATTTTCGGCACAGCAAGAATCGTATGCATTGCTGGAGTTCTACGAGGCTGTCGCTGAAGAAAAGCAAATTCATTTGAAGTTAAAAGGCGATGGACTCGTTGATGGTGATCGACTGATGTTCCATCGTGCTGTGAGTAATTTGCTATCTAATGCTTTGCGCTACACGCCGCATGCAGGCATGGTCACCATCGACATTGAGACCGCAGCTTCCTGGACACTTGTCACTGTGGAAAATACAGGGCAGGACATTGATCCCAAAGTCCTGCCCAGGTTATTTGACCGCTTCTACCGAGCTGACCCTTCCAGGGCTCATCCGGACTCAGACGGTAGCGGATTGGGTTTGGCCATCACCCGAGCAATTGCCGAAGCTCATGGAGGCTCCATTACCGCCACTTCAGCCGATGGACGAACTCGCTTCACCTTGAAATTCCCCACTCCGCAGCCGACTTCCTAA
- a CDS encoding TolC family protein, with protein sequence MSPIFLRAASLAAVFLPAVAAAESISFDQAISLAVQRSEAARAAQAAMQGSVHSIQAAGQLPDPMLRAGIDNFPVTGSDRFSGTRESMTMKRIGVSQEWLSADKRAAREGAARARADRDAVQKDIAEAEARLQASMAYVDAWFATEALKLTTQTEHHLHEELNAAKSRIAAATGNSAEALQLLSAKGIAEDESEEVRQQQSAAMVSLQRWIGVLPDALNKPPTFPVPEERDYVARYPAVAGLKSDVEIARQSANVAAKERSPNWTWEVSYGQRTGYSDLVSVGVSIPLQIAPSQRQDRETSAKLAMVDKAEADLTEGMRAAMADYRTLTSDAARLQQRIERYQGSVVTPARQRTSAALAAYRSNQLALTAVFEARHAEVEAQRKLLALQRDLVRTQAQLNLKPIAHGGAQ encoded by the coding sequence ATGTCCCCTATTTTTTTGCGAGCGGCCTCCCTGGCTGCCGTCTTTCTGCCGGCCGTTGCTGCTGCAGAATCGATTTCATTCGACCAGGCAATAAGCTTGGCCGTCCAACGCTCCGAAGCAGCCCGCGCAGCCCAGGCGGCGATGCAAGGCTCTGTCCATTCCATCCAGGCTGCGGGTCAGCTGCCAGACCCCATGCTGCGGGCCGGCATCGACAATTTCCCGGTTACCGGCTCAGACCGCTTCAGCGGTACCCGTGAGTCCATGACAATGAAGCGCATCGGTGTCAGCCAGGAGTGGCTCTCCGCCGATAAACGAGCCGCGCGCGAAGGTGCGGCTCGTGCAAGAGCCGACCGCGACGCCGTACAAAAAGACATTGCCGAAGCCGAGGCTCGCCTGCAGGCCAGCATGGCGTATGTCGATGCTTGGTTCGCCACTGAAGCACTCAAGCTAACCACCCAGACCGAACATCACTTGCACGAGGAGCTGAATGCGGCAAAAAGCCGCATAGCAGCTGCCACAGGCAACAGCGCAGAAGCGTTGCAACTCCTATCCGCCAAAGGGATTGCAGAGGATGAAAGTGAAGAGGTTCGCCAACAGCAGTCTGCAGCCATGGTCAGTCTGCAACGCTGGATCGGCGTTCTTCCCGACGCTCTCAACAAGCCACCGACCTTCCCGGTTCCCGAGGAGCGGGACTACGTGGCGAGATATCCAGCCGTCGCAGGCTTAAAAAGCGACGTCGAAATTGCTCGCCAGAGTGCAAACGTCGCAGCCAAGGAGCGCTCTCCCAACTGGACCTGGGAAGTGTCCTACGGCCAGCGCACTGGCTATTCCGATTTGGTTTCAGTCGGCGTCAGCATCCCGCTCCAAATCGCACCAAGCCAGCGCCAAGACCGCGAAACCTCGGCCAAGCTGGCCATGGTCGACAAAGCAGAGGCTGACCTGACGGAGGGAATGCGCGCAGCCATGGCCGATTACCGCACCTTGACTAGCGACGCCGCGCGCCTGCAGCAGCGTATCGAGAGATACCAAGGCTCCGTAGTGACTCCGGCCAGACAGCGCACTTCCGCCGCCCTGGCAGCCTACCGCTCAAATCAATTGGCCCTGACCGCCGTGTTTGAGGCACGACATGCCGAGGTCGAAGCTCAGAGAAAACTCCTCGCACTGCAGCGTGATTTGGTACGTACGCAGGCCCAACTGAACCTCAAACCCATCGCTCATGGAGGTGCCCAATGA